A region from the Chitinophaga sp. Cy-1792 genome encodes:
- a CDS encoding TerY-C metal binding domain-containing protein yields the protein MRRLPIYFLIDVSESMIGEPIMAVEEGMAKIIQALKTDPYAIETAWISVIVFAGQAKTLVPLQEIINFYPPRFPIGGGTSLSKGLGHLMYEMRKNQVKTTPEQKGDWKPIVFLLTDGTPTDDTTAAISEWKNNWQRTANMVAISIGDGANLHVLQQLTENVLTFKNSSPQAYKTFFKWITDSIKTNTERLDSNHAGFEINLQKDNDALSKIDLSKPLKEEFGQDTNYVVLQGKCQHTQRPYLMKYRRALEEAAISGLDLHTLYYRLVGAYQVDHTYEELSEKNAAPVKINTDELIGSPTCPCCGNQVAFAMCSCGKLHCMGDQEVCTCPWCGVEGRYGNSGGGFDVQRAQG from the coding sequence ATGCGCAGGCTCCCTATATATTTTTTGATTGATGTCTCCGAGTCGATGATAGGCGAGCCTATCATGGCAGTGGAAGAAGGGATGGCTAAAATCATTCAGGCATTGAAAACAGATCCTTATGCTATTGAAACGGCATGGATCTCCGTCATTGTATTTGCCGGACAAGCAAAAACATTGGTTCCTTTACAGGAAATCATTAATTTCTATCCGCCCCGTTTCCCTATCGGTGGCGGAACTTCCTTAAGTAAAGGACTGGGGCATCTCATGTATGAGATGAGAAAGAACCAGGTGAAGACAACACCCGAACAAAAAGGCGACTGGAAACCGATCGTTTTCCTGCTCACCGATGGAACCCCTACGGATGATACAACTGCCGCTATCAGTGAATGGAAAAATAACTGGCAGCGTACCGCCAATATGGTGGCTATTTCCATTGGCGATGGAGCCAACCTGCACGTCTTGCAGCAACTCACAGAAAATGTACTGACCTTTAAGAATTCTTCTCCGCAGGCCTATAAAACGTTCTTCAAGTGGATTACTGATTCTATTAAAACAAATACGGAACGCCTGGATAGTAATCATGCAGGATTTGAGATTAACCTCCAGAAAGATAATGATGCTTTGTCAAAGATCGATTTGTCAAAGCCTTTAAAAGAGGAGTTTGGACAGGACACTAACTATGTAGTGCTACAAGGGAAATGCCAGCATACCCAAAGACCTTACCTGATGAAATACAGGCGTGCACTGGAAGAAGCTGCTATCTCCGGGTTGGACCTGCATACCTTGTATTACCGTTTGGTAGGTGCATACCAGGTAGACCATACTTATGAAGAGTTGTCTGAAAAAAATGCTGCTCCCGTAAAAATTAATACTGATGAATTAATTGGCAGTCCAACCTGCCCATGCTGTGGTAACCAGGTGGCTTTTGCTATGTGCTCCTGTGGTAAACTACATTGTATGGGAGATCAGGAAGTATGTACCTGCCCATGGTGTGGCGTAGAAGGGAGATATGGCAACAGCGGCGGTGGCTTTGATGTTCAGCGTGCACAGGGTTAA
- a CDS encoding bile acid:sodium symporter family protein has protein sequence MKKLLEVLKKAGFDGFLLMIGTMILLAYILPQPGMAKEPVSLEEIANAGVSLIFFFYGLRLSIEKLKSGLANWKMHIIVQLTTFLFFPLIVLAFRPLFVNTDLELLWLGIFFLAALPSTVSSSVVMVSIAKGNIPAAIFNASISSLVGVVVTPIWIGLFIASATGHFDVTNIVVKLAFQVLLPVILGICLNSRFGAFAEKHKKRLKYFDQAVILTIIYTSFCKSFSQHLFEGFTTLELAGLAVGMMALFFVVFLCVGLFSRLFGFSDEDRITVLFCGSKKSLVHGTVMSKVLFQYSTITGIVLLPLMLYHALQLIAASIIAQRMARRKEA, from the coding sequence TTGAAGAAGTTATTAGAAGTATTAAAAAAGGCAGGTTTTGACGGCTTCCTGTTAATGATAGGTACCATGATCCTGCTGGCCTATATTTTGCCGCAGCCAGGCATGGCCAAAGAACCTGTTTCGCTGGAAGAGATTGCTAACGCAGGCGTGTCGTTGATTTTCTTTTTTTATGGTTTGAGACTGAGTATTGAAAAACTAAAATCCGGGCTTGCCAACTGGAAAATGCACATTATTGTCCAGTTGACAACCTTTTTGTTTTTTCCGCTTATCGTTTTGGCATTCCGCCCCTTATTCGTTAACACTGACCTTGAATTGCTTTGGTTGGGTATATTTTTTCTGGCAGCGTTACCATCTACTGTTTCCTCTTCGGTGGTGATGGTTTCCATCGCCAAGGGCAACATTCCCGCAGCCATTTTCAATGCGAGCATTTCAAGTTTAGTCGGAGTAGTGGTTACGCCGATCTGGATTGGGCTGTTCATCGCTTCTGCAACAGGCCATTTTGATGTCACTAATATCGTAGTGAAGTTAGCTTTTCAAGTCTTGTTGCCTGTGATTCTTGGCATCTGCCTCAACTCCCGTTTTGGCGCTTTTGCCGAAAAGCACAAAAAACGACTCAAATATTTCGATCAGGCAGTTATACTCACCATCATTTATACGTCGTTTTGTAAGTCCTTCTCCCAACATCTTTTTGAAGGCTTCACCACTCTTGAACTTGCCGGGCTCGCGGTAGGAATGATGGCCTTGTTTTTTGTTGTATTTCTTTGCGTTGGACTATTCAGTCGCTTGTTTGGCTTTTCAGATGAGGATCGTATTACTGTCTTATTTTGTGGATCTAAGAAGTCATTGGTACACGGCACGGTCATGTCAAAAGTGCTTTTTCAGTACAGTACCATCACGGGCATCGTATTGTTGCCGCTCATGCTTTACCATGCCTTGCAATTGATTGCTGCCAGCATCATTGCGCAACGTATGGCCCGACGAAAAGAAGCATGA
- a CDS encoding VWA domain-containing protein — MRRLPVYFLLDTSGSMYGEPIQALNNALSGMINTLRTDPHALDSLWLSIITFDRDINEVVPLTELVSFQLPEIVCPQSGPTHTGKCLEFLVGKVKSDVRRGDANQKGDWRPLLFIFTDGKPSDLQLYRQMAPQVKALNFATIVGCAASKSADNDLLKELADTVVHLDTVDSATLKQFFKWVSDTIEQGNKSMGTSEVIALPPPPQEINLVI; from the coding sequence ATGCGCAGATTGCCTGTATACTTTTTGTTGGATACCTCCGGATCTATGTATGGTGAACCTATTCAGGCGCTAAACAATGCTTTGAGCGGAATGATAAACACACTCCGTACAGATCCACATGCCTTAGACTCTCTGTGGCTTAGTATCATCACTTTCGACAGGGATATTAATGAAGTAGTTCCGCTAACTGAACTCGTAAGTTTTCAGCTACCTGAGATTGTTTGTCCGCAAAGCGGTCCTACACATACAGGTAAATGCCTGGAATTTCTGGTTGGTAAAGTGAAAAGTGATGTGAGAAGAGGTGATGCCAATCAAAAAGGTGACTGGCGCCCTTTGCTGTTTATTTTTACGGATGGAAAACCTTCAGATCTGCAGCTTTACCGCCAGATGGCACCACAGGTAAAAGCGCTGAATTTCGCTACTATCGTTGGTTGTGCTGCCAGCAAATCAGCTGATAATGACCTGCTGAAAGAACTGGCAGATACGGTTGTTCACCTGGATACTGTAGATAGTGCTACCCTGAAGCAATTCTTCAAATGGGTATCTGATACTATCGAACAGGGAAACAAAAGTATGGGCACCTCAGAAGTGATCGCATTACCACCACCACCGCAGGAAATAAACCTGGTGATCTGA
- a CDS encoding helix-hairpin-helix domain-containing protein, which translates to MTTKTVSSAINEGKSYQYIDDGAPMQGGMKDVYFSPDRSYVVAFYRSEQDFNSKARLRKIVTQYYDSFFNREGGAYYKDLYCWPTDMIEEGNRVGLIVPCYNKNFFFSKGYAANDFIRGKEKEGKWFSSPKFRNKTFSLRLDEQELGNWLSYFQICVNIARGVKRLHAAGLAHSDLSYKNVLVDPISRTAAIIDIDGLVVPGLFPPEVIGTPDFIAPEVLATRHLDKKDPERKLPNRLTDLHALAVMIYLYLLHRHPLKGGKVHDLDTEKDDLLTMGEKALFIEHPQDTSNRPKLHLVHPTELPWADVNKLPSGIVGPYLNELFHKAFITGLHQPMERPPAEMWEQALLKTTDLMQPCANPGCEQKWYVFDNTNTPKCPFCGTVHQGTLPVLDLYYEFKPTVWKSENHRLMVYNNQYLFEWHANRNIIRNERTTEAQKVPVGYFVFHQQQWVLVNQRLTSLKDLTEDKEIPVGSMVALTNGKRLLLSKEEGGRVVHITMANQ; encoded by the coding sequence ATGACTACGAAAACAGTATCTTCTGCTATCAATGAGGGCAAATCATACCAGTATATTGATGATGGCGCCCCTATGCAAGGTGGAATGAAAGATGTATATTTTAGTCCTGACAGGTCCTATGTAGTGGCTTTCTACAGATCAGAACAGGATTTTAATTCGAAAGCGAGGTTGCGGAAGATAGTTACACAATACTATGACAGCTTTTTTAACCGGGAAGGAGGGGCATATTATAAAGACCTGTACTGCTGGCCTACAGATATGATTGAAGAAGGAAACAGGGTCGGGTTGATCGTCCCCTGCTACAATAAAAACTTCTTTTTTAGCAAGGGATATGCCGCCAATGACTTCATCCGGGGAAAAGAAAAAGAAGGGAAATGGTTTTCCTCTCCGAAATTTCGAAATAAAACATTTTCTTTGCGACTTGATGAGCAGGAATTAGGCAACTGGTTAAGCTATTTTCAGATTTGTGTAAATATAGCGAGAGGGGTGAAAAGGCTCCATGCTGCCGGGTTAGCTCATTCTGATCTTTCTTATAAAAATGTGTTGGTAGATCCAATTTCCAGGACTGCGGCAATTATTGACATCGATGGATTGGTTGTGCCAGGCCTGTTTCCGCCTGAAGTAATCGGGACGCCGGACTTTATAGCCCCTGAAGTATTGGCCACCAGGCATCTGGATAAGAAAGACCCAGAAAGAAAGCTACCTAACAGACTTACAGATCTGCACGCACTTGCGGTCATGATCTATTTATACCTGTTACATCGCCATCCCTTGAAAGGAGGGAAGGTGCATGATCTGGATACGGAGAAGGATGATCTCCTCACGATGGGAGAAAAAGCATTATTTATCGAACATCCACAGGATACCAGCAACAGACCGAAGCTGCACCTGGTACATCCTACGGAGTTGCCGTGGGCAGATGTAAATAAGCTGCCGTCGGGGATTGTGGGCCCATATCTGAATGAGTTATTTCATAAAGCCTTTATAACCGGGCTGCATCAGCCAATGGAACGCCCGCCTGCTGAAATGTGGGAACAGGCATTATTGAAAACGACAGACCTTATGCAACCCTGTGCCAACCCGGGATGTGAACAAAAATGGTATGTCTTCGATAATACGAATACACCCAAATGTCCGTTTTGCGGAACGGTCCATCAGGGAACTTTACCGGTGCTCGACTTATATTATGAATTTAAGCCAACGGTCTGGAAGTCCGAAAACCATCGTCTGATGGTTTATAATAACCAATATCTGTTTGAATGGCATGCGAATCGTAATATTATCCGGAATGAACGTACCACCGAAGCACAAAAAGTGCCTGTCGGATATTTTGTATTCCATCAGCAGCAATGGGTACTTGTGAACCAGCGGCTCACCTCCCTGAAGGATCTCACGGAAGATAAAGAGATACCTGTAGGAAGTATGGTAGCACTTACAAATGGTAAAAGGCTATTGCTTTCTAAAGAGGAAGGGGGAAGAGTAGTACATATAACAATGGCAAATCAGTAA
- a CDS encoding TerD family protein — protein sequence MAINLQKGQRIDIGLSKISLGLGWRPNESTTSAAFDLDASAFMINENRLIPQEEYFIFYGNTNSPDNSVQHSGDDPTGGNSEQGDDETIVVDLTKVDSAIKEILFVVTIHDAVGRRQNFGQVRDSYIRIVDEATGQEIAKYELGEDFSIETGVEFGRLYNRGGQWKFEASGIGYKEDLAFFLSRYFKGQIIK from the coding sequence ATGGCAATTAACTTACAAAAGGGACAACGAATTGATATCGGCTTATCAAAGATCAGCCTCGGCTTAGGATGGCGTCCGAATGAAAGTACTACCAGTGCCGCATTCGATCTGGATGCTTCTGCATTTATGATCAATGAGAACCGGTTGATCCCGCAGGAAGAATATTTTATTTTCTATGGTAATACCAACTCCCCCGATAATTCGGTACAGCACAGTGGTGATGATCCTACTGGTGGTAATAGCGAACAGGGCGACGATGAAACCATCGTAGTGGATCTTACAAAAGTGGATAGTGCCATTAAAGAGATCCTTTTTGTGGTTACCATTCATGATGCGGTGGGCAGAAGACAAAATTTCGGACAGGTACGGGATTCGTATATTCGTATTGTTGATGAAGCCACCGGCCAGGAAATTGCAAAATATGAACTGGGAGAGGATTTCTCTATTGAAACTGGTGTTGAATTTGGCAGATTGTATAACCGTGGCGGACAATGGAAATTTGAAGCGTCAGGAATCGGTTATAAAGAAGACCTGGCATTCTTTCTCTCCAGATATTTCAAAGGTCAAATTATCAAGTAA
- a CDS encoding dienelactone hydrolase family protein, producing MSDSQKSGEQQLLQISNGLSSEQDMADFVSSMQHRSPEDVYKAIKGYNSFRLPTAGEQVFLFKIPTDKFGAVPFKVYVPKGYNPRNKYPMIMYLHGAAGQFSFSMAAQPYIEDDLLFSRLMKENKYIILVPLAGKEVNFNWAINNSVYPVLASQIIFTKARFNVDDQRVFAYGHSDGGRAAVSFQALDPTPFAGCVSYNGSISVIFNNIYLHNVVNTVPYLVNTDEDNINPNQDMESAIQALKSVGGKAEYKLYKGYKHYDHHLEIDYPNSLVYMDKYTRSAGRNKIYWQTDMANTGCDYLHISSLNLSLPAKPWSKVLNFNGYNKVEKNFNAPLFYAQEPGAAITCEHSGNEFNVQTSRVKSFEIAINPDIVNISKPIVVFVNGTKVFDDKVGYDKNYMLTYFKSAHDRSIVYVNQIAINVP from the coding sequence ATGTCCGACAGTCAAAAATCCGGAGAACAACAACTATTGCAAATATCTAACGGCCTGTCTTCTGAGCAGGATATGGCTGATTTTGTGTCTTCGATGCAACATCGATCGCCAGAAGATGTTTACAAGGCGATTAAAGGGTATAATAGTTTCAGGCTCCCTACTGCGGGGGAGCAGGTATTTCTGTTTAAAATCCCTACTGATAAATTCGGCGCAGTACCATTCAAGGTATATGTACCAAAAGGATATAATCCCAGGAATAAATATCCAATGATAATGTACCTGCATGGAGCTGCCGGTCAATTCTCATTTTCAATGGCAGCACAGCCGTATATTGAAGATGATTTGCTTTTTTCAAGACTAATGAAGGAAAACAAATATATTATCCTGGTACCCCTGGCTGGCAAGGAAGTTAATTTTAACTGGGCCATAAATAACAGCGTATATCCCGTTCTTGCTTCGCAGATAATATTTACCAAAGCTCGTTTTAATGTAGATGACCAGCGGGTATTCGCTTATGGCCATTCTGACGGAGGAAGGGCAGCTGTCAGCTTCCAGGCGCTTGACCCTACCCCATTTGCCGGCTGCGTAAGTTATAATGGTAGTATAAGCGTTATATTTAACAACATCTATCTGCATAATGTAGTAAATACAGTTCCTTACCTGGTTAATACTGACGAGGACAACATCAATCCAAACCAGGATATGGAATCGGCCATACAGGCACTTAAATCTGTTGGAGGAAAGGCGGAATACAAATTATATAAAGGTTATAAACATTATGATCACCATCTTGAGATAGATTACCCCAACTCCCTGGTTTATATGGACAAATATACCAGATCAGCCGGCAGGAATAAAATCTACTGGCAAACTGATATGGCTAATACTGGCTGTGACTATTTACATATTTCCTCCCTCAATTTATCTCTGCCAGCAAAGCCATGGTCCAAAGTGCTGAATTTCAACGGATACAATAAAGTTGAGAAAAATTTCAATGCTCCTTTATTTTATGCGCAGGAGCCGGGTGCTGCTATTACCTGTGAGCATTCAGGCAATGAATTTAATGTACAGACATCAAGAGTAAAATCTTTTGAAATTGCCATCAATCCTGATATTGTAAATATTAGTAAACCTATTGTTGTATTCGTTAATGGTACGAAAGTATTTGATGATAAAGTTGGATATGACAAAAACTACATGCTGACATATTTTAAATCAGCGCACGATCGAAGTATAGTCTACGTTAACCAGATTGCAATCAATGTTCCATAG
- a CDS encoding PP2C family serine/threonine-protein phosphatase, whose product MEDEYIRQLFAGRKIEIAANQQQLFTDFIADSFNINLVSLILKNQQILMEQWALKTRIEDINLQQVIIPNATVGKSYEFKLDIQALQWQDLALLLVEGLQSCGLDYDTTNGMISGVPTVNGDAQLLLKYRLTVEPEDTPLHEKSIRLVVNADPKTLWKNIPGDTTAPFRKEDEMTIAATVGARRVIAASKRGRSHANVGGFREDDCLVKHWEHNGWSLFAVSDGAGSAQYSREGSRLACVSIAEYFDGAMTPEWSTAIDGLIQAYSDMPDEETAQQLNRFIYENLGNGGLFVQKKIEQQATSMGTSVKDFHATLIFVLMKKYEAGYAFMSFGVGDCPIGLLDKDGRELTLLNWLDVGEFGGGTRFITMPEIFKSEKFSTRFSFRLMPDFSYLMLMSDGIYDPKFEVEANLSKVVYWQQLLADLGGENEGNHQVTFGNPETAAPELLSWLDFWSIGNHDDRTLMIVY is encoded by the coding sequence ATGGAAGACGAATATATCCGGCAGTTATTCGCTGGACGTAAAATTGAAATTGCAGCGAACCAGCAACAATTGTTTACTGATTTCATTGCTGACAGTTTTAATATAAACCTGGTAAGTCTCATTCTCAAAAATCAACAGATACTAATGGAGCAATGGGCACTGAAAACCCGTATCGAAGATATTAACCTGCAACAGGTCATTATTCCTAATGCTACTGTAGGGAAGTCTTACGAATTCAAACTGGATATACAGGCGCTACAGTGGCAGGACCTGGCATTATTGCTGGTGGAAGGGTTACAATCCTGCGGGCTGGATTACGATACCACAAACGGTATGATCAGTGGTGTTCCAACTGTTAACGGTGATGCACAGCTGCTGCTGAAATATCGGCTTACCGTGGAACCGGAAGATACACCGCTGCACGAAAAAAGTATCCGGCTGGTGGTGAACGCGGACCCGAAAACACTATGGAAGAATATTCCAGGTGATACGACGGCGCCGTTCCGGAAAGAGGATGAAATGACGATTGCCGCAACGGTAGGGGCCAGGCGGGTAATCGCTGCTTCTAAAAGAGGGCGCTCACATGCCAATGTGGGTGGATTCAGGGAAGATGATTGCCTGGTGAAACACTGGGAACATAATGGCTGGTCGCTGTTTGCAGTTTCTGATGGCGCCGGCAGTGCACAATATTCCAGGGAAGGGTCCAGGCTTGCCTGTGTGTCCATCGCTGAATATTTTGATGGTGCCATGACGCCGGAATGGAGTACTGCTATTGATGGCCTTATACAGGCCTATAGTGATATGCCTGACGAGGAAACCGCTCAGCAGCTTAACAGGTTTATTTATGAAAACCTGGGTAATGGAGGGTTGTTTGTCCAGAAAAAAATAGAGCAGCAAGCTACCTCAATGGGTACTTCTGTAAAAGATTTCCATGCCACCCTCATTTTTGTGCTGATGAAAAAATATGAGGCCGGATATGCGTTTATGAGCTTTGGCGTGGGAGATTGTCCGATAGGGTTGCTGGATAAGGACGGGAGAGAACTTACCTTATTGAACTGGCTGGATGTGGGAGAGTTTGGAGGAGGTACCAGGTTTATTACGATGCCGGAGATTTTTAAAAGCGAAAAGTTTTCTACCCGGTTCAGCTTTAGGCTGATGCCGGATTTCTCTTATCTGATGCTGATGTCGGACGGGATCTATGATCCAAAATTTGAAGTCGAAGCTAACCTTTCTAAGGTTGTTTACTGGCAGCAATTGCTGGCAGATCTGGGTGGAGAGAATGAGGGGAACCATCAGGTGACATTCGGTAATCCTGAAACTGCCGCACCAGAACTGCTGTCGTGGCTCGATTTCTGGAGTATAGGGAACCACGACGACCGAACTTTAATGATTGTATACTGA
- a CDS encoding alkene reductase has product MIFIYGLCPYWRSFSVQDLQYGAKNSNMKLLEKIQLGSISLKNRMAMAAMTRGRTDINGLVGDMTVEYYAQRASAGLLFTESIRISEEATGSPLTPGIFTDQQIEAWRKVTTAVHNKGGVIIAQLWHTGRMGHSADRNGKLPLGPSPLPIRGMQHFTSQGKKDYEIPQEITIPEIRQTIKDYGQAAKNAIAAGFDGVALHAANGYLPNQFLAESANQRTDDYGGNIPNKARFVVEVMEELISVAGSEKVGIKISPFHSYGDMVLDDPAATYTYLIEKLNEMDFAYVEIMRRNANFPSPEHCSADDEIELFGRKIRQTVIANAGYDKASAEAELEKGIAKLISFGRLYIANPDLSERFEKNATLSEPDRATMYGGGQHGYIDYPFWNK; this is encoded by the coding sequence ATGATTTTTATTTATGGCCTGTGCCCATATTGGAGATCCTTTTCAGTACAGGATCTCCAATATGGGGCTAAAAACAGCAATATGAAGCTTTTAGAAAAAATACAGTTAGGCAGCATCAGCCTAAAAAATAGAATGGCAATGGCAGCGATGACCAGAGGCCGTACAGACATCAATGGCCTGGTGGGTGATATGACAGTAGAATACTATGCCCAAAGGGCAAGTGCAGGTTTGCTTTTTACCGAGTCCATCAGGATCAGTGAAGAAGCTACCGGCAGCCCGCTTACCCCGGGTATTTTCACGGATCAACAAATAGAAGCATGGAGGAAGGTTACAACGGCGGTACACAATAAAGGCGGTGTTATTATAGCCCAGCTTTGGCACACCGGTCGCATGGGACATTCTGCAGACAGGAACGGCAAGCTCCCTTTGGGGCCATCTCCCTTACCTATCCGGGGTATGCAGCATTTTACCTCTCAGGGGAAGAAGGATTACGAGATACCGCAGGAAATAACGATTCCCGAAATCAGGCAGACGATAAAGGACTATGGCCAGGCAGCAAAAAATGCCATAGCGGCAGGGTTTGACGGGGTTGCACTTCACGCTGCCAATGGCTATCTGCCCAACCAGTTCTTAGCTGAAAGTGCCAATCAAAGAACGGATGATTATGGCGGCAACATCCCTAACAAAGCCCGCTTCGTAGTGGAAGTGATGGAGGAATTAATCAGTGTGGCGGGTAGCGAAAAGGTGGGTATAAAAATATCTCCTTTCCATTCCTATGGTGATATGGTACTGGACGACCCTGCCGCTACCTATACCTACCTGATCGAAAAACTGAACGAAATGGACTTTGCCTATGTGGAAATCATGAGGCGCAATGCCAATTTCCCTTCGCCTGAGCATTGCTCCGCTGACGACGAAATTGAATTGTTCGGCAGAAAGATCCGCCAGACAGTTATTGCTAATGCAGGGTATGACAAGGCTTCCGCTGAGGCAGAACTTGAAAAAGGCATTGCGAAGCTTATTTCTTTTGGCAGGCTATACATCGCAAACCCCGACCTGTCTGAACGATTTGAGAAAAATGCTACGCTTAGTGAGCCTGACAGGGCAACAATGTATGGGGGTGGGCAACATGGATATATTGATTATCCGTTTTGGAACAAATAA
- a CDS encoding TerD family protein, with protein MAISLVKGQTIDLRKNDSGEEYDLSLVTIGLGWDVRQKPATGGFIGKLFGGGQKEEEYDLDAVAFLLDANGKVANLGRSVTSRDGRTIGLYEGDVIFFNSMRHPSGHIWLTGDNRTGAGDGDDEQIIVKLNELDQRYQKILFLVTIYNGRSNNQHFGMIENAFIRAVDRKGKEIAKFNLSGDATYNGMCSMTFAEIYRKDGAWKFRAIGDPHHSDSFVEELKKLAYS; from the coding sequence ATGGCAATCAGTTTAGTAAAAGGTCAGACGATCGACCTGAGAAAAAATGACAGTGGAGAGGAATATGACCTTTCCTTAGTAACCATCGGGCTGGGTTGGGATGTTCGACAAAAACCCGCCACCGGCGGCTTTATTGGCAAATTATTCGGTGGTGGCCAGAAAGAAGAAGAATATGACCTGGATGCTGTTGCTTTCCTGCTGGATGCAAACGGCAAGGTGGCTAACCTGGGCAGATCAGTGACCAGCCGGGATGGCAGAACTATTGGCCTGTACGAAGGAGACGTAATTTTCTTTAACTCCATGCGCCATCCATCAGGCCATATCTGGCTTACAGGCGATAACAGAACAGGTGCCGGCGATGGTGATGATGAACAAATCATCGTAAAACTGAACGAACTGGATCAACGATACCAGAAAATCCTTTTCCTGGTAACCATTTATAATGGCCGCAGCAATAACCAGCATTTCGGAATGATCGAAAACGCATTTATCAGGGCCGTTGACAGAAAAGGAAAAGAGATCGCAAAATTCAATCTTTCCGGAGACGCCACCTACAATGGTATGTGCTCTATGACTTTTGCTGAAATCTACAGAAAGGATGGAGCCTGGAAATTCAGAGCTATAGGCGATCCGCATCATTCAGATAGTTTTGTGGAAGAGCTGAAGAAACTGGCTTATTCCTGA
- a CDS encoding VWA domain-containing protein: MRKLPVYLLLDTSGSMLGEPIEAVKNGVQVMLSSLRQNPQAIETAFLSIITFDSYARQITPLTDLASFQTPDIKASGTTALGEALELVSLCIDKEVAKTTMEQKGDWRPIVFIMTDGVPTDNWEKGLAAFKKCKTAFTVACAAGSNSDTAILKRVTDNVVSLDTADSHSISKFFAWVSASIGVSSTRVEASTKEVAGLDELPPPPAELNIVV, encoded by the coding sequence ATGCGAAAACTTCCTGTTTACCTGCTATTGGATACTTCCGGCTCCATGTTGGGAGAACCTATTGAAGCAGTAAAAAATGGCGTTCAGGTGATGCTAAGCTCTTTGCGCCAGAATCCCCAGGCGATTGAAACCGCTTTCCTTAGCATCATCACCTTCGATAGCTATGCCAGACAAATAACTCCATTAACTGATCTGGCATCTTTTCAAACACCGGATATTAAAGCTTCCGGCACCACCGCGCTTGGCGAAGCGTTGGAACTGGTTAGTCTCTGCATCGATAAAGAAGTGGCTAAAACCACCATGGAACAGAAAGGAGACTGGCGGCCCATCGTTTTTATCATGACAGATGGTGTACCCACAGATAACTGGGAGAAAGGCCTTGCCGCCTTCAAAAAATGTAAAACGGCTTTCACCGTGGCATGTGCCGCCGGGAGTAACAGCGATACGGCCATCCTTAAAAGGGTGACCGATAATGTAGTGAGCCTGGATACTGCTGATAGCCATAGCATCTCCAAATTCTTTGCCTGGGTATCAGCTTCTATCGGCGTGTCCTCCACAAGAGTGGAAGCATCTACAAAAGAAGTAGCAGGACTGGACGAACTACCGCCGCCGCCAGCCGAATTAAATATCGTTGTATAA